One part of the Hippoglossus hippoglossus isolate fHipHip1 chromosome 11, fHipHip1.pri, whole genome shotgun sequence genome encodes these proteins:
- the si:ch73-345f18.3 gene encoding uncharacterized protein si:ch73-345f18.3 — translation MHRVLCCCCCVPGQHSGDDERQPLLQPSTSDPNEAGSARQIPPACSAQTVRRIGRLVMRRVGVPELDQRFSDVAETFNEQQQNYEAMARHISSLRQNCDCAHSDTLVFAECVGKIREEHHATYKVSLKMNGYDFSLSVVPMGLDSNREEEPLPPRLKLAQDELRGTSGSARATISRGTTLQELFAWLLRSRDQMAEQVKGAAPSYQEQGRLNENLEENMREVRRAKELSVGYRQRAGEVLTEAAQIAGANL, via the exons ATGCATCgtgttctctgctgctgctgctgcgtcccAGGGCAACACTCCGGGGACGACGAG AGGCAGCCTCTCCTGCAGCCCAGCACATCTGATCCGAATGAAGCTGGATCAGCCAGACAGATCCCACCAGCATGCAGTG CTCAGACAGTGAGGCGGATTGGCAGGCTGGTGATGAGGCGAGTGGGAGTGCCAGAGTTGGACCAGAGGTTTTCCGACGTGGCCGAGACCTTTAACGAACAGCAGCAGAATTATGAGGCCATGGCCCGACACATCAGCAGCCTGCGACAGAACTGTGACTGTGCCCACAGTGATACCCTGGTTTTTGCTGAATGTGTGGGGAAGATCAGAGAGGAGCACC ACGCCACATACAAAGTCTCCCTTAAGATGAACGGCTATGACTTCTCCCTCAGTGTGGTCCCCATGGGGTTAGACAGCAATCGCGAAGAGGAGCCGCTGCCTCCACGTCTGAAGTTGGCTCAGGATGAGCTGAGGGGCACCTCTGGGAGTGCCAGAGCAACCATCTCAAGGGGTACCACACTACAAGAGTTGTTCGCCTGGCTTCTCCGCAGCAGGGATCAAATGGCAGAGCAAGTGAAGGGGGCGGCACCATCTTACCAGGAGCAAGGGAGACTGAATGAGAATCTGGAGGAGAACATGAGGGAAGTGAGGAGGGCGAAGGAGTTGTCGGTGGGATACAGACAACGAGCCGGAGAAGTCCTCACCGAGGCTGCACAGATTGCAGGGGCTAATTT